One stretch of Salarias fasciatus chromosome 19, fSalaFa1.1, whole genome shotgun sequence DNA includes these proteins:
- the ptafr gene encoding platelet-activating factor receptor: MTEMLTATEAAGAMTMSHVTTSSPDNSTFLDSEFRYVLFPVVYGIIFILGVFANLYVLFVLRCLREARAMGEIRIYMTNLTIADLLFVAALPFWIGYYSRRGNWIFGDFMCRLTGSFFFINTYGTILFLAAISVNRYWAVTRPLDVASSDHRRRGIVVCVVIWLFTLAMSVPHLVSPGTHMDNRTADNVTRCFEGYQNEDDHQKKTVAVTHFLIISLFLVVFFLVVVCNFLIARALLAQGPPLSGLQSATYSSRKSNRTMSTSVVKPRGVKRRALQMLCSVVGVFVLCFLPHHILQGFWTLAVLQIEEGWGHVDWDPETRQLLNDAHQITLVLMGLNCILDPVVYFFATRKFRRFITEHMKKLAKGEGCSQTVNSQLSMDSRNPSQRLQSEQPREDGHQDL; this comes from the exons atg ACTGAAATGCTGACAGCAACAGAAGCAGCTGGCGCGATGACGATGTCCCATGTGACCACCTCGTCTCCGGACAACTCCACCTTCCTGGACTCTGAGTTCCGATATGTCCTCTTCCCGGTGGTCTACGGCATCATTTTCATTCTGGGGGTCTTCGCCAATCTCTACGTCCTCTTCGTCCTGCGCTGCCTCCGTGAAGCCAGGGCCATGGGCGAGATCCGCATCTACATGACCAACCTGACCATCGCCGATCTCCTTTTCGTCGCCGCTCTCCCGTTCTGGATCGGCTACTACAGCCGCCGCGGGAACTGGATCTTCGGGGACTTCATGTGCAGGCTGACGGGATCCTTCTTCTTCATCAACACCTACGGCACCATCCTCTTCCTGGCGGCCATCAGCGTCAACCGGTACTGGGCCGTGACCCGGCCCCTGGACGTGGCCTCCTCGGACCACCGGCGCCGGGGGATCGTCGTGTGCGTGGTCATCTGGCTGTTCACCCTGGCGATGTCGGTTCCTCACCTGGTCTCGCCGGGGACCCACATGGACAACAGAACGGCGGACAATGTCACCCGCTGCTTTGAGGGCTACCAGAATGAGGACGATCATCAGAAGAAAACAGTGGCAGTGACTCACTTTTTGATCATCAGTCtgtttttggttgtgtttttcCTTGTGGTGGTGTGCAATTTCCTGATCGCTCGAGCGCTGCTTGCTCAAGGCCCCCCGCTGTCAGGACTTCAGTCTGCAACGTATTCATCGAGGAAATCCAACAGGACCATGTCCACGTCTGTCGTAAAACCCAGAGGGGTTAAAAGGAGGGCACTGCAGATGCTGTGTTCGGTGGTCGGTGTTTTCGTCCTGTGTTTCCTGCCTCACCACATACTTCAGGGCTTCTGGACCCTGGCGGTGCTGCAGATCGAGGAGGGCTGGGGCCACGTGGACTGGGACCCGGAAACCCGTCAGCTGCTCAACGACGCCCACCAGATCACCCTGGTTCTCATGGGCCTCAACTGCATTCTGGATCCGGTGGTTTACTTTTTCGCCACGAGGAAGTTTAGGAGGTTTATCACGGAGCACATGAAGAAGCTGGCAAAGGGGGAGGGATGCTCGCAGACGGTGAACTCGCAGCTCTCCATGGACAGCAGGAATCCGAGCCAGAGACTCCAGAGCGAGCAGCCCAGGGAAGACGGACACCAAGACTTGTAA
- the LOC115407302 gene encoding uncharacterized protein LOC115407302 isoform X2, with product MTTKVAISSVLLEATPDYPVVAGQKVSLHCRAAPKPANVTWSWRRWGNDLHDQSSSELVLTEPGQSGEYSCHVSILGGQTRGSNTHTVIIISIQTTVGERLGIVAFILSIVTFIITLGILFWMFWKRFDQKDTSSSPAAKSFTGPGTTTKGGLPDMGIESDVYMNYTNSNPAYSDLDPNSMADDSVYSSLS from the exons ATGACAACAAAAG TGGCAATCTCTTcagtgctgctggaggccaCACCAGACTACCCGGTGGTGGCGGGGCAAAAGGTCAGTCTGCACTGCAGAGCAGCGCCCAAGCCAGCCAACGTCACTTGGTCCTGGAGACGCTGGGGTAATGACTTGCATGACCAGTCCAGTTCAGAACTGGTCCTGACTGAGCCGGGGCAGAGCGGGGAGTACAGCTGCCACGTTTCCATCCTCGGTGGTCAGACAAGAGGCAGTAACACCCACACAGTCATTATCATCTCCATACAAACAACAG TGGGTGAGAGATTAGGAATAGTGGCCTTCATCCTCTCCATTGTGACCTTTATCATCACCCTCGGTATACTCTTCTGGATGTTCTGGAAAAGGTTTGACCAGAAAGacacctcctccagtcctgcgGCCAAAA GTTTCACTGGACCTGGGACTACAACAAA GGGAGGTTTGCCTGACATGGGCATCGAGAGCGACGTGTACATGAATTACACAAACAGCAACCCGGCCTACAGTGACCTGGATCCCAACAGCATGGCGGACGACAGCGTGTACTCAAGTCTGTCCTGA
- the LOC115407302 gene encoding uncharacterized protein LOC115407302 isoform X1 gives MLPLCFFLILLLCESSVEPTTVNSTSIPQTNPKIMTTKVAISSVLLEATPDYPVVAGQKVSLHCRAAPKPANVTWSWRRWGNDLHDQSSSELVLTEPGQSGEYSCHVSILGGQTRGSNTHTVIIISIQTTVGERLGIVAFILSIVTFIITLGILFWMFWKRFDQKDTSSSPAAKSFTGPGTTTKGGLPDMGIESDVYMNYTNSNPAYSDLDPNSMADDSVYSSLS, from the exons ATGTTGccgctttgtttttttctcattctcctcctctgtgagaGCTCAG TTGAACCAACGACAGTCAATTCGACCAGTATTCCTCAGACAAATCCAAAAATTATGACAACAAAAG TGGCAATCTCTTcagtgctgctggaggccaCACCAGACTACCCGGTGGTGGCGGGGCAAAAGGTCAGTCTGCACTGCAGAGCAGCGCCCAAGCCAGCCAACGTCACTTGGTCCTGGAGACGCTGGGGTAATGACTTGCATGACCAGTCCAGTTCAGAACTGGTCCTGACTGAGCCGGGGCAGAGCGGGGAGTACAGCTGCCACGTTTCCATCCTCGGTGGTCAGACAAGAGGCAGTAACACCCACACAGTCATTATCATCTCCATACAAACAACAG TGGGTGAGAGATTAGGAATAGTGGCCTTCATCCTCTCCATTGTGACCTTTATCATCACCCTCGGTATACTCTTCTGGATGTTCTGGAAAAGGTTTGACCAGAAAGacacctcctccagtcctgcgGCCAAAA GTTTCACTGGACCTGGGACTACAACAAA GGGAGGTTTGCCTGACATGGGCATCGAGAGCGACGTGTACATGAATTACACAAACAGCAACCCGGCCTACAGTGACCTGGATCCCAACAGCATGGCGGACGACAGCGTGTACTCAAGTCTGTCCTGA